The Bacteroidota bacterium genomic interval TTTCTGCAAATTTGATCTAAAAATAACTTAGTATTCATCCTTTGTAATCTTCAAATCATAGCCGTTACCAAATCCAACAAATTGAATCTATATTTTGAAAAATTATTTTATCCAAAAATAAACATTAAGACATCATCAGAACTATAGCAAAAATTCAAATTAATTTCATATAATAATTTGAAACCAATGTATCATTCCACAAACAAACAGATAATAATCAAACAATTAAAACCTGTTCAAAAAAAAATGAAACTCTGGTTTTTAATATTTTTTTCATTTAACATGTACATTTTAAGTATAATACCAAGTGAGAAAAAAAACAACTCGACAAAACGGACATGCTAACTTTACTGACATAAAAGTCAAGGGGAAAATTCCCCTCCAAGAATTTATAAATAATTGCCATCATGTACATAATAAAATGAAGCAAAAACTTTTTCAGGTCATATCGAAAGTTTAACAACAATGACATATATCACCTGATTATAAACACTTTGCTATATACTTCACCTTTCACTTCCATATTGCAGAAATAAATTCCAGCCTTCAATCCGGTATGAAATTCCAATTCATGTATCCCTTGGGAATACAGGCCTTTGGCAATAATTCCCATCCTGTGACTATTAATATCAAATAGGCTGACTTTTATATCAGATGGCTCAGGTAAATAAAATCTTATGGTAGTTTTTGAATGAAAAGGATTAGGATAATTTTCAATTTTAATTTCATCATCCAGGAGCAAACTACTAATTCCGGTATTGGTGGAAGGAAATTCAAAACAGCCTAAATCTGGTTTAGTTCCAATATAAGGCAAACCCACATCGATACCTGCATCAATAAGTTTACTGCCTGATGCCAGGTGCATAAACCTGATATCCGGTAAACTTCCGTCAGCCTTGCGGGGTCCGGAAATCCCTGTGGTATCTATGCTAAGGAAATCACTGCTGGTTACATTAAACTGGCTGTCCCAGCTATTTGTAGCAACAATAGCAGAACTAAGCAACGAAACCTTCGACTTCTCGTAGGAAAGACAATTTTTTACCGTAACAACTTTCCCGGGATCTAAAGCCTCGGATATAGAAAAATTATTTCCACCGTTTGCAATGGCTGTGCAATTGTACAAAGTCATAGAGCCCTTATTATGGTTTTGATCAAAACCTTTAGCCTTATTATAAAACGACAGGCAGTTTTTAAGCACGCAATTGTGAACCAGATAATCTCCACCCATCTTAAATCCATTCCCATTCATTTCCGAAGTAGTAGTGACGCCATCCTTTAAATAGCCATTGTGCCAGGTCCAGCAATTTTCAATTGTAGTGGTAATATCGGCCGTAGTTTTCATGTAACCATCCCAGCCATCATCCGAATTATAATAAGAACGGCAACCATAAAAATAATTCCCGTTCCCTACATCAAGTTTTGGGGAAAAGCCATCTGCATTACCACCATTGGTGGTAGTACCTGTTCCATAATCAGCATTCCAGTATGAATCGCAATTAATGATTTTATTATCGTGTGCGCCCCCGCCCAACTGACAACCACCGTCACGATTTTCATAAAAATCGCAAAATTCTATGGTATTATAAGCTCCGCCACTTATATTCATCCCGTTGTCGCCAGCCCCCTTAATCCTTATCCCTTTGATATACCAGTAACTACCGGTAAGAGAAACGCCTCTGTTAGTGCTGTTGACTGCCATCCCGGAAAAATCAAGTACCGGCCTTTGATCACCCGGATAAACTTTCAAGCTTATCAGGTGGTTGGCATCGCCACTTTGAGAAAATTTAATGGTAGTGGTATATTCATAAGTGCCTCCTCTGACAAAAACCGTATCTCCGCCTGCAACAACACTAACCGCTTTCGTAATTGTCCTGAAAGGACTGTTCAAAGACATTCCATTATTTGAATCATTTCCGTTTAAACCCACATAATAACTTTTCTGGGCCAAAATATTGGAAGTGATTAATAAAAGCCCT includes:
- a CDS encoding T9SS type A sorting domain-containing protein codes for the protein MISTPLDFSQTFVKTSLFIGLLLITSNILAQKSYYVGLNGNDSNNGMSLNSPFRTITKAVSVVAGGDTVFVRGGTYEYTTTIKFSQSGDANHLISLKVYPGDQRPVLDFSGMAVNSTNRGVSLTGSYWYIKGIRIKGAGDNGMNISGGAYNTIEFCDFYENRDGGCQLGGGAHDNKIINCDSYWNADYGTGTTTNGGNADGFSPKLDVGNGNYFYGCRSYYNSDDGWDGYMKTTADITTTIENCWTWHNGYLKDGVTTTSEMNGNGFKMGGDYLVHNCVLKNCLSFYNKAKGFDQNHNKGSMTLYNCTAIANGGNNFSISEALDPGKVVTVKNCLSYEKSKVSLLSSAIVATNSWDSQFNVTSSDFLSIDTTGISGPRKADGSLPDIRFMHLASGSKLIDAGIDVGLPYIGTKPDLGCFEFPSTNTGISSLLLDDEIKIENYPNPFHSKTTIRFYLPEPSDIKVSLFDINSHRMGIIAKGLYSQGIHELEFHTGLKAGIYFCNMEVKGEVYSKVFIIR